Proteins encoded in a region of the Quercus lobata isolate SW786 chromosome 8, ValleyOak3.0 Primary Assembly, whole genome shotgun sequence genome:
- the LOC115956595 gene encoding putative RING-H2 finger protein ATL19, translated as MDSQAFAHPPPSPSLISNVTTISLVLTASFAIVVFCFLCTIIIALIHTTVGMLFSCLLFDMHDRHIDLEAGQRRHQTRILSAISQQTPFRNNIAFFQALLVEVWDGVNIDEEGTEEQQRQVALESLPPPISHRNLDVSSSPHECVICLEDFVDGDSCRVFSVCKHMFHLNCVDNWLRKNLTCPICRKYVMDV; from the coding sequence ATGGATTCCCAAGCTTTTGCTCACCCacctccttctccttctcttaTATCAAACGTCACTACGATTAGTCTTGTACTTACAGCCTCATTCGCCATTGTAGTTTTCTGCTTCTTATGTACAATTATCATTGCCCTCATTCACACCACAGTTGGCATGTTATTTTCCTGTCTTCTATTCGATATGCATGACCGCCATATTGATCTTGAAGCCGGACAAAGAAGACACCAGACACGGATACTTTCTGCAATATCACAGCAAACTCCGTTCAGAAATAATATAGCATTCTTCCAAGCTCTTTTGGTGGAGGTATGGGATGGAGTTAACATTGATGAAGAAGGAACAGAAGAGCAACAACGACAAGTAGCCTTGGAATCACTACCGCCACCCATAAGTCACAGAAACTTAGATGTTTCATCAAGTCCCCATGAATGTGTCATTTGCTTGGAGGATTTCGTAGATGGCGATTCATGTCGAGTTTTTTCGGTTTGCAAACACATGTTCCATTTGAATTGTGTGGACAACTGGTTGAGGAAAAACCTTACTTGCCCAATTTGTCGAAAATATGTAATGGATGTATGA